One Pseudodesulfovibrio cashew DNA window includes the following coding sequences:
- a CDS encoding response regulator, translating into MAQATYDNIVRHFLEEENGFIVYLSDDSAFARTLRSIFHRDIGFKGEVLFTYASQEPALRKCRELARDGVPCLIFVERMLGGEPTTDFLIRMGRELPAVPMILLTWEATQETVAYFFELGVARVLVKPVSANTVIQAMAQTLNPPVFLKRLMGRYEERFNNGDFDGALDTADRILLIKPSSVQALVMRGDALMRIGDEDQAVQAYMTAHEAKPMYMAPLIKLASAFRDMEDERALAYLKTLDEMSPLNPERKIDIAEQHLLRNEQEEAEAYLEQGMAVAERETRSMVGDLTTRIVDAVFGVAPELAVKYLYRVIDSKRRLGRDDLTHFNRLGVILRGEGRWEEALEVYEKALGIDREDPAVHYNMGLAYWEGGKRSKALHCFEHALKSDPLFFSSSVGATLNIGLLYYDLRQYHDAEPFFQHALSLDPENRTARKRLDAIRERQGS; encoded by the coding sequence ATGGCGCAGGCAACCTACGACAACATCGTTCGCCATTTCCTGGAAGAAGAGAACGGATTCATCGTCTATCTCTCCGACGACTCCGCCTTTGCGCGCACCCTGCGCTCCATCTTCCACCGCGACATAGGCTTCAAGGGCGAGGTGCTCTTCACCTACGCATCGCAGGAGCCCGCACTGCGCAAGTGCCGGGAGCTGGCCCGGGACGGGGTGCCCTGCCTGATCTTCGTGGAACGCATGCTGGGCGGCGAACCCACCACCGACTTTCTCATCCGAATGGGGCGCGAGCTGCCCGCCGTGCCCATGATCCTGCTCACCTGGGAAGCCACCCAGGAGACCGTAGCCTATTTCTTCGAGCTGGGCGTCGCCAGGGTGCTGGTCAAGCCCGTGTCCGCCAACACGGTCATCCAGGCCATGGCCCAGACCCTCAACCCCCCGGTCTTTCTCAAACGGCTCATGGGCCGCTACGAGGAACGCTTCAACAACGGCGACTTCGACGGCGCCCTGGACACCGCCGACCGCATCCTGCTCATCAAGCCGAGCAGCGTGCAGGCGTTGGTCATGCGCGGCGACGCGCTGATGCGCATCGGCGATGAGGACCAGGCGGTCCAGGCCTACATGACCGCCCACGAGGCCAAGCCCATGTACATGGCCCCCCTGATCAAGCTGGCCTCGGCCTTCCGCGACATGGAGGACGAACGCGCCCTGGCCTATCTGAAGACCCTGGACGAGATGTCTCCCCTGAACCCCGAGCGCAAGATCGACATCGCCGAGCAGCACCTGCTGCGCAACGAGCAGGAGGAGGCCGAGGCGTACCTGGAGCAGGGCATGGCCGTGGCCGAACGCGAGACCCGGTCCATGGTCGGCGACCTGACCACGCGCATCGTGGACGCGGTCTTCGGCGTGGCCCCGGAACTGGCCGTCAAATATCTCTATCGGGTCATCGACTCCAAGCGCCGCCTGGGCCGCGACGACCTGACCCACTTCAACCGGCTCGGGGTGATCCTGCGCGGCGAAGGACGCTGGGAGGAGGCCCTGGAGGTCTACGAGAAGGCCCTGGGCATCGACCGTGAGGACCCGGCGGTCCACTACAATATGGGGCTGGCATACTGGGAGGGCGGCAAGCGGTCCAAGGCGCTGCACTGCTTCGAGCATGCCCTGAAGTCGGACCCGCTCTTTTTCTCGAGCAGCGTGGGTGCGACCCTCAACATCGGGCTGCTCTACTACGACCTGCGCCAGTACCACGACGCCGAGCCGTTCTTCCAGCACGCCCTGTCCCTGGACCCCGAAAACCGCACCGCCAGGAAACGGCTGGACGCCATCCGCGAACGTCAGGGCTCTTAG
- a CDS encoding MBL fold metallo-hydrolase, with protein MRITFNGVGEAFDQDLPNTSLLIESGACSLLADCGFTAAAAFWRAAADPSGLDAVYLSHFHGDHYFGLPQLLARFVDDGRTEPLTILGQSGVEQRVRELVNMAYTSLLDRAKFELRFLECRDGGTAELSGMRLSFALGDHPVPSLSLRVDSAGQSVFYSGDGRPTEATRALAKGCRMIVHESFSLDPDKPGHGTVDSSIDFAGEAGARILALVHVRRRVRHRLRDEILRRAAAAKGLEVLLPEPGDHVTLTGS; from the coding sequence ATGCGCATCACCTTCAACGGCGTGGGCGAGGCCTTTGACCAGGATCTGCCCAACACCAGCCTGCTCATCGAATCGGGAGCCTGCTCCCTGCTGGCGGACTGCGGCTTCACGGCCGCGGCGGCATTCTGGCGGGCGGCTGCGGACCCTTCCGGGCTGGACGCGGTCTACCTCTCCCACTTTCACGGCGACCATTACTTCGGCCTGCCGCAGCTCCTGGCCCGCTTCGTGGACGACGGCAGGACCGAGCCATTGACCATCCTCGGTCAATCTGGCGTGGAGCAACGCGTCAGGGAACTCGTGAACATGGCTTACACCTCGCTCCTGGACCGGGCGAAATTCGAACTGCGCTTTCTGGAATGCCGCGACGGGGGGACTGCGGAACTCTCCGGAATGCGCTTGTCCTTTGCCCTTGGCGACCATCCCGTGCCGAGCCTGTCCCTGCGAGTGGACAGCGCTGGCCAATCGGTCTTCTACTCCGGGGACGGAAGGCCAACCGAGGCTACCCGAGCCCTGGCCAAGGGGTGTAGGATGATCGTGCATGAGTCCTTTTCCCTGGATCCGGACAAGCCCGGCCACGGCACCGTGGACTCCTCCATCGACTTTGCAGGGGAGGCCGGAGCCCGAATCCTGGCCCTGGTTCACGTACGCCGACGCGTGCGCCACCGGCTGCGGGACGAAATCCTGCGCCGCGCTGCCGCCGCGAAAGGCCTGGAAGTGCTCCTCCCCGAGCCCGGAGACCACGTCACCCTGACCGGTTCGTGA
- a CDS encoding M48 family metallopeptidase, whose translation MTRYLGLPLTVRSHPRAKRVLVKLVPGRGLEVVVPKRFDTAQVPAILEDKRPWIERTRAQLEARGADLSGRTPEPPGTIRFTACDREYAVAYADRPGRVTLSENASRLMVAGPAEDAEGRLEVLRRFTARKAREFLLPRLESQSARTGLSYAALRVRRQRTRWGSCSARGTISVNAKLLFLPVELADHLLLHELCHTRHLNHSPAYWALVASFEPDWQRLEKELTRGYVHVPEWFL comes from the coding sequence ATGACCCGCTACCTGGGGCTGCCCCTCACCGTCCGTTCCCACCCGCGCGCCAAGCGGGTCCTGGTCAAGCTCGTGCCCGGCAGGGGGCTCGAAGTCGTGGTGCCCAAGCGCTTCGACACGGCTCAGGTCCCGGCCATTCTGGAAGACAAGCGGCCCTGGATCGAGCGGACCCGCGCCCAACTGGAGGCGCGCGGCGCGGACCTCTCCGGACGGACTCCGGAACCGCCGGGGACTATTCGCTTCACCGCCTGCGACAGGGAATACGCCGTGGCCTACGCAGACCGCCCCGGCAGGGTAACCCTGAGCGAAAACGCTTCCCGGCTCATGGTCGCGGGACCGGCGGAGGACGCGGAGGGCAGGCTGGAGGTGCTCAGGCGATTCACCGCGCGCAAGGCCCGCGAGTTTCTCCTCCCCCGGCTTGAGAGCCAGAGTGCCCGCACCGGGCTGTCCTATGCGGCACTCAGGGTCCGGCGGCAACGGACACGCTGGGGAAGCTGCTCGGCGCGCGGCACCATCTCGGTCAACGCCAAGCTGCTCTTCCTCCCCGTGGAGCTGGCGGACCACCTGCTCCTGCATGAGCTCTGCCACACAAGGCACCTGAACCACTCCCCCGCCTACTGGGCGCTGGTGGCGAGCTTCGAACCCGACTGGCAACGGTTGGAAAAGGAACTCACGCGCGGCTACGTCCACGTGCCCGAGTGGTTCCTGTAG
- a CDS encoding tetratricopeptide repeat protein produces MAEKKYDGILYDYFEKQNGAVVLLSEDPYFKKTLSSTIFKIIGTKRDCLWTFEAVQPALKRIQQCDKDKVETVVFIERIVNDRPSTDTIITLKQLLPDLRIIVLVGETKRENIAYFYEIGVNNVISKPASMNNIIEKMAFTIRPQGKLSEYMSIGKRFLAAGKLKEALEVSDKILSIKADSPAGLMLRGDVFLEQGDHPKAVESYLKAHKSSHLYLEPLKKLAEAYRGVDDEQHLSYLNRLDKLSPLNIERKTDIGRVHLKNERHDQAEKYFDQAIDIATKEAMTMIGSVAEQISEAVGTASPELAEKYLTKVIETKKGSLSKDDITLFNKRGIALRGQGKWQEAIENYSHALKISPKDEGLLYNMGMAYYDGRKHREAAKCFDKALEANPEFFKHSAAVAANLGTVYADLRRMEEALLFFETATELAPDNKSIKARYKALREAMGK; encoded by the coding sequence ATGGCGGAAAAAAAATACGACGGCATCCTATACGATTATTTCGAAAAACAGAACGGCGCCGTCGTGCTGTTGAGCGAGGATCCGTACTTCAAGAAGACGCTCTCCTCGACCATTTTCAAGATCATCGGCACCAAGCGCGACTGCCTCTGGACCTTCGAGGCCGTGCAGCCCGCGCTCAAACGCATCCAGCAATGCGACAAAGACAAGGTGGAGACCGTGGTCTTCATCGAGCGGATCGTGAACGACCGCCCGAGCACCGACACCATCATCACCCTGAAGCAGCTCCTGCCCGACCTGAGGATCATCGTCCTGGTCGGTGAGACCAAGCGGGAGAATATTGCCTACTTCTACGAGATAGGCGTGAACAACGTCATCTCCAAGCCCGCCTCCATGAACAACATCATCGAGAAGATGGCCTTCACCATCAGGCCGCAGGGCAAGCTCAGCGAATACATGTCCATCGGCAAGCGGTTCCTGGCGGCAGGCAAGCTCAAGGAAGCCCTCGAGGTGAGCGACAAGATTCTCTCCATCAAGGCGGACTCCCCGGCCGGGCTCATGCTGCGCGGCGACGTCTTCCTGGAGCAGGGAGACCACCCCAAGGCCGTGGAGAGCTACCTCAAGGCCCACAAGAGCTCCCATCTCTACCTGGAGCCGCTCAAAAAACTCGCCGAGGCCTATCGCGGTGTCGACGACGAGCAACACCTCAGCTACCTGAACAGGCTCGACAAACTGAGCCCGCTGAACATCGAAAGGAAAACCGACATCGGCAGGGTTCACCTCAAAAACGAACGACACGATCAGGCGGAAAAGTATTTCGACCAGGCCATCGACATTGCCACCAAGGAGGCCATGACCATGATCGGCTCCGTGGCGGAGCAGATATCCGAGGCCGTGGGAACCGCCTCCCCCGAACTTGCCGAGAAGTACCTGACCAAGGTCATCGAGACCAAGAAGGGCAGCCTCTCCAAGGACGACATCACCCTGTTCAACAAGCGCGGCATCGCCCTGCGCGGCCAGGGCAAATGGCAGGAGGCCATCGAGAACTACTCCCACGCCCTGAAAATCTCACCCAAAGACGAAGGGCTGCTCTACAACATGGGCATGGCCTATTACGACGGGCGCAAGCACCGCGAGGCGGCCAAGTGCTTCGACAAGGCCCTGGAGGCCAACCCTGAATTCTTCAAGCACAGCGCAGCGGTCGCCGCCAACCTCGGCACGGTCTACGCCGACCTCAGGCGCATGGAAGAGGCCCTGCTCTTTTTCGAGACGGCCACGGAACTGGCCCCGGACAACAAGAGCATCAAGGCCCGCTACAAAGCCCTCAGGGAAGCGATGGGCAAATAG
- a CDS encoding chemotaxis protein CheD, translating to MVTTVLGSCLAVTIHAPAVGMGCICHAFLPDSSDAKRGSHDPQICRYVDTALQNMLETMDKMGVPRRDLVIKMFGGASGIAVKGVESSSYNIGRRNVEMARKLLRFARLDVRVDDVGGSQGRKLMFHTQTGEVWVKKLRQMDYDALGRDTPGIKL from the coding sequence TTGGTCACCACCGTCCTGGGGTCGTGCCTGGCCGTGACCATTCACGCTCCGGCCGTGGGCATGGGCTGTATCTGCCACGCCTTCCTGCCGGACAGCTCGGACGCCAAGCGGGGTTCCCACGATCCGCAGATCTGTCGCTACGTTGACACCGCGCTCCAGAACATGCTCGAGACCATGGACAAGATGGGGGTTCCCCGCCGTGACCTGGTCATCAAGATGTTCGGCGGGGCGTCCGGCATCGCGGTCAAGGGGGTCGAATCCTCGTCCTACAACATCGGACGCCGCAATGTGGAGATGGCCCGCAAGCTGCTCCGCTTTGCGCGCCTCGACGTCCGGGTGGACGACGTGGGCGGCTCCCAGGGGCGCAAGCTCATGTTTCATACCCAGACCGGCGAAGTGTGGGTCAAGAAGCTCCGGCAGATGGACTATGACGCCCTGGGGCGGGACACTCCGGGGATCAAGTTGTAG
- a CDS encoding MFS transporter produces MTEDQLKKRRMYLFLLVLAVGAGAAFQGWRTLLNNFGVEVAHLSGLDMGIVQSVREVPGFLALLALYVILIISEHRLAALSVIVLGLGVAVVGLFPSTVGLVVTTLIMSFGFHYFETMNQSLTLQYFNRTEAPVVMGRIRSAGALTNIVVGGVIYVTARYLEYSEQFALFGGLAVAAGLWALTRDPSRTDLPIQHKKMKFKARYWLYYTLTFLSGARRQVFVAFAVFLLVEKFHFTIRDITVLFVINNIINYFANPIIGRAVNRFGERSVLSTEYLLLTLVFLGYAFTESSWLAGALYVVDNIVFNFSMAVKTFYQKIADPKDIASGMAVGFTVNHIAAVFVPALGGLAWLANYRVVFLGAVGLSLISLLLSQLVSGQIARAAGND; encoded by the coding sequence ATGACCGAAGATCAATTAAAGAAACGCCGAATGTACCTGTTCCTGCTGGTGCTGGCCGTGGGCGCGGGAGCCGCGTTCCAGGGCTGGCGTACGCTGCTCAACAACTTCGGCGTGGAGGTGGCGCACCTTTCCGGCCTGGACATGGGTATCGTCCAGTCCGTGCGAGAGGTGCCGGGTTTTCTGGCCCTGCTCGCCCTTTACGTCATTCTGATAATCAGCGAGCACCGGCTGGCGGCCCTGTCCGTCATCGTGCTCGGGCTTGGTGTGGCCGTGGTCGGGCTCTTCCCCTCCACCGTCGGGCTGGTGGTCACCACCCTGATCATGAGCTTCGGGTTTCACTACTTCGAGACCATGAACCAGTCCCTGACCCTGCAATATTTCAATCGGACCGAGGCCCCCGTGGTCATGGGGCGTATCCGCTCGGCCGGGGCCCTGACCAACATCGTGGTGGGCGGCGTCATCTATGTTACGGCACGGTATCTGGAGTACTCCGAACAGTTCGCGCTGTTCGGCGGCCTGGCCGTGGCTGCGGGGCTGTGGGCGCTTACCCGGGATCCGTCCCGTACAGACCTCCCGATCCAGCATAAGAAGATGAAGTTCAAGGCCCGCTACTGGCTGTACTATACGCTGACCTTTCTCAGCGGAGCCCGGCGGCAGGTCTTCGTGGCCTTCGCGGTATTCCTCCTGGTGGAGAAGTTTCACTTTACCATCCGTGATATCACCGTGCTCTTCGTCATCAACAACATCATCAACTACTTCGCCAATCCGATCATCGGCAGGGCGGTCAACCGGTTCGGGGAGCGGAGCGTGCTCAGCACGGAATACCTCCTGCTGACCCTGGTCTTCCTGGGGTACGCCTTCACCGAGTCCTCCTGGCTGGCCGGGGCGCTCTATGTCGTCGACAATATCGTGTTCAACTTTTCCATGGCCGTGAAGACCTTCTACCAGAAGATCGCCGATCCCAAGGACATCGCCTCGGGCATGGCCGTGGGCTTCACGGTCAACCATATCGCGGCTGTCTTTGTGCCGGCGCTAGGCGGTCTGGCCTGGCTGGCGAACTACCGCGTCGTGTTTCTGGGGGCAGTGGGGCTGTCCCTGATTTCCCTTCTGCTGTCGCAGCTTGTTTCCGGACAGATTGCCCGTGCCGCCGGGAACGATTGA
- a CDS encoding efflux RND transporter periplasmic adaptor subunit: MMKRTPLLLVLALSFSLLAACGSDPAPSGSAAKTAPVYQPSATATAERASLPRVYEAVGTVKAQTDTRVEAQVTGRVAQVLVRPGDKVKAGDKLLVLDSRASQTRLERSRQAARTTSSLTAQAEDFLNAAKADFDKSESTYRRMKQLNEQKVITEEELEKAESAYLQAKARLGQAREGLAAAKARQAEASKVVQEAEIGLGYTTIIAQADGEVARRLAEPGDLAFPGKELLSLQTGATLRLEAMVRESLIGRVRIGETLGVDISALGSSEPITGTVDEIEPLADPVTRSFLVKVRLPERPGLYPGMFGRLLIPLGEREGVLVPVAALNRVGQLVTVMVKTEGGWEPVFVRTGDVHGDRIEILSGLSGGETLGLGGTEGR; this comes from the coding sequence ATGATGAAAAGAACGCCCCTGCTCCTCGTGCTGGCCCTGTCCTTCTCCCTGCTGGCTGCCTGCGGCTCCGACCCGGCCCCCTCCGGCTCCGCCGCCAAGACCGCACCTGTCTATCAGCCCTCGGCCACGGCCACGGCCGAGCGCGCCAGTCTGCCGCGCGTGTACGAGGCGGTAGGCACGGTCAAGGCGCAGACCGACACGCGGGTCGAGGCTCAGGTAACGGGCCGCGTCGCCCAGGTGCTCGTCAGGCCCGGCGACAAGGTCAAGGCGGGCGACAAGCTGCTCGTCCTGGACAGCCGTGCGTCCCAGACCCGTCTGGAGCGTTCCCGGCAGGCAGCCCGGACAACTTCTTCCCTTACCGCCCAGGCCGAGGATTTCCTGAACGCGGCCAAGGCCGACTTCGACAAGAGCGAATCCACCTATCGGCGCATGAAGCAGCTCAACGAGCAGAAGGTGATCACCGAAGAGGAGCTGGAAAAGGCCGAGTCCGCCTATCTCCAGGCCAAGGCCCGACTCGGGCAGGCGCGTGAGGGACTGGCCGCGGCCAAGGCCCGCCAGGCAGAGGCGTCCAAGGTGGTCCAGGAGGCCGAGATAGGCCTGGGTTACACCACCATCATCGCTCAGGCGGATGGGGAGGTGGCCCGCAGGCTGGCCGAGCCCGGTGACCTCGCCTTTCCGGGCAAGGAACTGCTCTCCCTCCAGACCGGCGCAACTCTGAGGCTGGAGGCCATGGTCCGAGAATCCCTCATCGGGCGTGTGCGCATCGGCGAGACGTTGGGCGTGGATATCTCCGCACTGGGTAGCAGCGAGCCTATTACCGGCACCGTGGATGAGATCGAGCCCCTTGCCGACCCCGTGACCCGCTCCTTCCTGGTCAAGGTCCGGCTGCCCGAGCGGCCCGGCCTGTATCCCGGCATGTTCGGGCGACTGCTCATTCCGCTGGGCGAGCGCGAGGGCGTGCTCGTCCCTGTGGCGGCCCTCAACCGCGTGGGCCAACTGGTCACGGTCATGGTCAAGACGGAAGGCGGGTGGGAGCCTGTCTTCGTGCGCACCGGCGATGTCCACGGCGATCGGATCGAGATTCTGTCCGGGCTCTCCGGGGGCGAGACCCTGGGGCTGGGCGGGACGGAGGGCCGGTAG
- a CDS encoding DUF523 domain-containing protein codes for MEKPIIVSACLAGVFCRYNGETESLHAVERLLREGRAIPFCPEVFGGLPTPRPPCEIRDGRVVDSEGNDRTEEFRRGAEEGLRLARLAGCNEAILKARSPSCGTGTVYDGTFTSTRVPGNGFFAALLLENGFRVRTEEDLESE; via the coding sequence ATGGAAAAACCGATCATCGTCAGCGCCTGCCTTGCGGGCGTGTTCTGCCGTTACAACGGGGAGACCGAGTCCCTGCACGCCGTGGAACGGCTGCTCCGCGAGGGCCGGGCCATCCCCTTCTGCCCCGAGGTGTTCGGCGGGCTGCCTACCCCGCGCCCGCCGTGCGAGATCCGCGACGGCCGGGTTGTGGACTCCGAGGGCAACGACCGGACCGAAGAGTTTCGCCGAGGAGCCGAGGAAGGGTTACGCCTGGCCCGTCTGGCCGGATGCAACGAGGCCATCCTCAAGGCCCGCTCCCCGTCCTGCGGCACCGGAACCGTCTATGACGGCACCTTCACCTCCACCCGCGTCCCGGGCAACGGTTTCTTCGCCGCCCTGCTGCTGGAAAACGGCTTTCGGGTGCGGACCGAAGAAGACCTGGAATCGGAATGA
- a CDS encoding efflux RND transporter permease subunit has protein sequence MAAGSGRTSGIIPSIVRYFLTSQMSVVLALASIALGVAAIMVTPREEEPQIVVPMADVLVQVPGASAEEVEKLVTTPLERLLWQIDGVEYVYSISRKDMTAVTVRFFVGEDREDSLIKLHNTILKNADLAPAIVSGWVVKPVEIDDVPIVALTLHADHGYEDRYTDFDLRRMAEELFHRLAEVQDVSRVSLHSGRSREVRVEIRPDRLAGFNISPLEVYRALQGADRSLTAGDFVSADKATRVLSQSFLLSAEEVASLVVGVFDGRPVYLRDVAEVIDGPEEPVSYSRIGFSDVYLSRIGKEDGAGARPAVTLALSKKKGTNAVTVADAVVERVKELERTVLPKGVTVTVTRNYGETAQAKVNELLSSLLFAIVTVVALLAFALGWREALVVALAVPMSFSLALFVNYLLGYTINRVTLFALILSLGLVVDDPITNVDNIQRHILLGVRKPLDATLEAVKEVLPPVIMSTLAIIVSFTPLFFISGMMGPYMAPMAANVPLTVSFSTVAALTVVPWMAYLLLRNRAPLSVADSGGKGDGQEEEGKGVNKRLLAAYTRVITPFLGAARNRWLLLVAILAGLGLCAGLVLMRLVPLKMLPFDNKNELQLVLDMDEGATLERTDRTLRDFESFLRTVPEVTDFVTYSGQPSPMDFNGMVRHYYWRDQPNFADIRINLADKDERDMQSHAIGLRLRNELHAIARRNGAKIKLVETPPGPPVIATLTTELYGRPGLPYGSLIDGAKHVAGLMENEPGVVDVDDSAETDRVMIDYRLDKEKAALHGVTAADVVQTLRLALSGDAPVTVHLPHERQPLPVRLVLPASLRTGPETLGQLRMKTPGGAMVPLAELGSFREVPAEQPIYHKNLRRVAYVYADTAGIPPGEAVLDLKARLKKDPLPPGVTDDWAGEGEWKITLDVFRDLGIANAAALLGIFILLVAETGSFIMPLLIMSAIPLTLLGILPGFWLLNLIAGETVGGYGDPVFFTATSMIGMIALGGIVIRNSLVLIEFIQSEVKQGRDLKAAIVRSGAVRMRPIVLTALTTALGAWPITLDPIFSGLAWALIFGLVASTLFTLVVVPSGYYALYGSKSA, from the coding sequence ATGGCTGCCGGTTCGGGCCGCACAAGCGGCATCATCCCCTCCATCGTTCGTTATTTTCTCACCTCGCAGATGTCTGTGGTCCTGGCCCTGGCTTCCATCGCCCTGGGAGTGGCCGCCATCATGGTCACCCCGCGCGAGGAGGAGCCGCAGATCGTGGTGCCCATGGCCGATGTCCTGGTCCAGGTGCCGGGCGCGTCCGCCGAGGAGGTGGAGAAGCTGGTCACCACGCCGCTGGAGCGACTGCTCTGGCAGATCGACGGTGTGGAGTACGTCTATTCCATCTCCCGGAAGGACATGACCGCCGTGACCGTGCGATTCTTCGTGGGCGAGGACCGCGAGGACTCGCTGATCAAGCTGCACAACACCATCCTCAAGAACGCGGACCTGGCACCGGCCATCGTCTCGGGCTGGGTGGTCAAGCCCGTTGAGATCGACGACGTCCCCATCGTGGCCCTGACCCTGCACGCGGACCACGGGTACGAGGACCGCTACACCGACTTCGACCTGCGGCGCATGGCCGAGGAGCTCTTCCACCGCCTGGCCGAGGTGCAGGACGTCTCTCGCGTCTCCCTGCACTCCGGGCGCTCCCGCGAGGTGCGGGTGGAGATCAGGCCCGACCGGCTGGCAGGGTTCAACATTTCCCCGCTGGAGGTCTACCGGGCTCTCCAGGGTGCGGACCGCTCGCTCACGGCGGGCGACTTCGTGTCCGCCGACAAGGCCACCCGTGTCCTGAGCCAGTCCTTCCTGCTCTCGGCCGAAGAGGTCGCCTCCCTGGTGGTGGGCGTGTTCGACGGACGGCCCGTATACCTGCGTGACGTGGCCGAGGTCATCGACGGTCCGGAGGAGCCCGTTTCCTATTCGCGCATCGGCTTTTCCGACGTCTATCTTTCCAGGATCGGGAAGGAGGACGGCGCGGGAGCCCGGCCTGCGGTGACCCTGGCCCTGTCCAAGAAGAAGGGAACCAACGCCGTGACCGTGGCCGACGCCGTGGTCGAGCGGGTCAAGGAGCTGGAGCGGACCGTGCTGCCCAAGGGCGTGACCGTGACCGTGACTCGCAACTACGGCGAGACCGCCCAGGCCAAGGTCAACGAGCTGCTCTCCTCGCTGCTCTTCGCCATCGTCACCGTGGTGGCCCTGCTCGCTTTCGCTTTGGGCTGGCGCGAGGCTCTGGTGGTGGCCCTGGCCGTGCCCATGAGCTTTTCCCTGGCCCTGTTCGTCAACTACCTGCTCGGCTATACCATCAACCGCGTGACGCTGTTCGCGCTCATCCTTTCCCTCGGCCTGGTGGTGGACGACCCCATCACCAACGTGGACAACATCCAGCGGCATATCCTGCTGGGCGTGCGCAAACCGCTGGACGCCACCCTGGAGGCGGTGAAGGAAGTCCTGCCCCCGGTCATCATGTCCACCCTGGCCATCATCGTTTCGTTCACGCCGCTCTTTTTCATCTCGGGCATGATGGGGCCGTACATGGCGCCCATGGCCGCCAACGTGCCGCTGACCGTTTCCTTCTCCACCGTGGCCGCCCTGACCGTGGTCCCGTGGATGGCCTACCTGCTGCTCAGGAACCGGGCTCCGCTCTCCGTGGCTGACTCCGGCGGGAAAGGTGACGGCCAGGAAGAGGAAGGCAAGGGTGTCAACAAGCGGCTGCTCGCGGCCTACACGCGCGTCATCACGCCGTTCCTGGGCGCGGCCCGCAACCGCTGGCTGCTGCTTGTGGCCATCCTGGCCGGTCTCGGCCTGTGCGCCGGACTGGTGCTGATGCGCCTGGTGCCGCTCAAGATGTTGCCCTTCGACAACAAGAACGAGCTGCAACTGGTGCTGGACATGGACGAGGGCGCCACCCTGGAGCGCACGGACAGGACTCTGCGCGACTTCGAGAGTTTCCTGCGCACCGTGCCCGAGGTGACGGACTTCGTGACCTATTCGGGCCAGCCCTCGCCCATGGATTTCAACGGCATGGTCCGCCACTATTACTGGCGCGACCAGCCCAACTTCGCGGACATCCGCATCAACCTGGCGGACAAGGACGAGCGCGACATGCAGTCCCACGCCATAGGTCTGCGGCTGCGCAACGAACTGCACGCCATCGCCAGGCGCAACGGGGCGAAGATCAAGCTGGTGGAGACCCCGCCCGGGCCGCCGGTAATCGCCACCCTGACCACCGAACTCTACGGCAGGCCGGGGCTGCCCTACGGTTCGCTCATTGACGGGGCCAAACATGTGGCCGGACTCATGGAGAATGAACCCGGCGTGGTCGACGTGGACGACTCCGCCGAGACCGACCGGGTGATGATCGATTACCGTCTGGACAAGGAAAAGGCCGCTCTGCACGGGGTGACCGCCGCCGACGTGGTCCAGACCCTGCGCCTGGCCCTGTCCGGGGACGCGCCCGTGACCGTGCATCTGCCCCATGAGCGCCAGCCCCTGCCCGTGCGCCTGGTCCTGCCCGCATCCCTGCGGACCGGGCCGGAGACCTTGGGCCAGTTGCGCATGAAGACGCCCGGCGGGGCCATGGTGCCCCTGGCCGAGCTCGGCTCCTTCCGCGAAGTTCCGGCGGAGCAGCCCATCTATCACAAGAATCTCAGGCGCGTGGCCTATGTCTACGCGGATACTGCCGGCATCCCGCCGGGCGAGGCCGTGCTCGATCTCAAGGCGCGGCTGAAGAAGGACCCGCTGCCGCCCGGTGTGACCGACGACTGGGCGGGCGAGGGCGAGTGGAAGATCACCCTGGACGTGTTCCGCGACCTGGGCATCGCCAACGCCGCAGCCCTGCTCGGCATTTTCATCCTGCTGGTGGCCGAGACCGGCTCCTTCATCATGCCGCTGCTGATCATGTCCGCCATTCCCTTGACCCTGCTCGGCATCCTGCCCGGCTTCTGGCTGCTCAACCTCATAGCGGGGGAGACCGTGGGCGGCTACGGCGATCCGGTCTTCTTCACGGCTACTTCCATGATCGGCATGATCGCCCTGGGCGGCATCGTCATCCGCAATTCGCTGGTGCTCATCGAGTTCATCCAGTCCGAGGTGAAGCAGGGCAGGGACCTGAAGGCAGCCATCGTCCGCTCCGGGGCTGTGCGCATGCGGCCCATCGTGCTCACCGCCCTGACCACGGCCCTGGGCGCATGGCCCATCACCCTGGACCCGATCTTCTCGGGCCTGGCCTGGGCTCTCATCTTCGGATTGGTGGCCTCCACTCTCTTCACTCTGGTGGTGGTGCCCAGCGGCTACTATGCGCTCTATGGAAGCAAGAGCGCGTAG